The sequence below is a genomic window from Lolium perenne isolate Kyuss_39 chromosome 4, Kyuss_2.0, whole genome shotgun sequence.
ACGTGCTCGTCCTCAACACCGGGCACTGGTGGAACGAGCACAAGACCATCAAAGCGTACGTGGGTTAACCTTAATTAACTTCTCGCAGAGAAAGAACATTTGCTGATTTGTTCGGCTGATTTACTGAACTAGAGAGGTCCATGTTGGTTGCAGCGGAAACTATTTCATGGTTGGCAAGCGGTTCAACGTGACCACGGACATCAGGGAGGCGTTCCGGTTGTCGCTGCAGACGGTGAAACGTTGGGAGCTGAGTAATGCGAGGCGTTCCAAGAGCTATTTGTTCTTCAGGAGCTATTCCCCATCCCATTATAGGTACTCGATCTAGATTTTATCATCTCAGCAGTATGGAGTGTAATATGCATGCAGAGTTCGCTGTCAGCAAAACCTGTAGAGTAGTCCAGATTTTGAGTTTTTGACAGATCATCGTCGTCGATCGCACAAAACTCTACTAACTCGATCGCATGCAGCAATGGCGCGTGGGACACAGGCGGCTCTTGTGCAGCCCAGCAGGAGCCACAGACAGCCACAGGCGGGGACCAGTTCATCGAGGAGAATTCGTGGATGAACGCGGCGATCTCTAGCACGATGCGAGACGTGAGGAGAAAAGGGAGGAACGCCCGGTTCCTGAACATAACGCACATGACGGAGCTGAGGAGGGACGGCCACCCGTCGCGGCACCGGGAGCCCGGGACGCCGCCGGACGCGCCGGAGGACTGCAGCCACTGGTGCCTGCCGGGCGTGCCGGACACGTGGAACCAGGTCCTCTATGCTCACCTCTTGTCTATGGGATATGCTACGAGGACAAAACACTGATTGTGTATGTACGCACATATTATCAGTTTAGACGATGCAGGGAAGGATCTCTGTCGCGAAAGCATTGGTTGGGAATCCTACATATCCGAACATCGAGATTGAGTAAAAAAATATTGTAGAAACTTGTTTAGTTTGTCAAGAGCTATTTACACTTTTAGTCCAACAACTAGTCCACCATGTGATGATTTGGTCCTACATCTTGCAAAGCGTGGAGCCGACATTCTAAAACTTTCAAATCACGTGAAGTCTTGGTCCTCCGAG
It includes:
- the LOC127294165 gene encoding protein trichome birefringence-like 8 isoform X2; translated protein: MPRWFTRRIARSWTLVSSALATAGATRRSSTGDGSLAAATSLSRFNASEMLERSRNGRIVFAGDSIGRNQWESMVCMLAAGAGGSRIYEQSGKPIGRHKGYLSMVFADYNLSVEYYRAPMLVRVDRFPAPASDDGAVVRGAVRLDALPRHADRWAGADVLVLNTGHWWNEHKTIKAGNYFMVGKRFNVTTDIREAFRLSLQTVKRWELSNARRSKSYLFFRSYSPSHYSNGAWDTGGSCAAQQEPQTATGGDQFIEENSWMNAAISSTMRDVRRKGRNARFLNITHMTELRRDGHPSRHREPGTPPDAPEDCSHWCLPGVPDTWNQVLYAHLLSMGYATRTKH